A part of Cannabis sativa cultivar Pink pepper isolate KNU-18-1 chromosome 6, ASM2916894v1, whole genome shotgun sequence genomic DNA contains:
- the LOC133038947 gene encoding uncharacterized protein LOC133038947 — protein sequence MLFSNYAMQKQMVVPDDGRRIEALEANKINKIVNVKPKPIEAIDLSSNTEKVKKKPEKPLNNMEKEVEVGGGALRKKAPTLTPVLTTRSKAQIVDIHATDVDNKLERQIDTVFSYTRLCKAFCECLYSYTWARGYT from the exons ATGCTCTTTTCAAACTATGCTATGCAGAAACAGATGGTGGTTCCTGATGATGGGAGAAGAATTGAGGCACTAGAGGCCAACAAAATTAATAAGATCGTTAATGTTAAGCCTAAGCCCATAGAGGCGATTGATCTATCCTCAAACACAGAGAAAGTCAAGAAGAAGCCTGAGAAGCCTTTGAACAACATGGAAAAAGAAGTAGAAGTTGGGGGAGGGGCCTTAAGAAAGAAAGCACCAACACTTACTCCAGTTCTTACTACTAGAAGCAAG GCGCAGATAGTTGACATACATGCAACAGATGTAGACAACAAGCTGGAAAGACAAATCGATACGGTG TTTTCATACACACGATTATGCAAGGCATTTTGTGAGTGCTTGTACTCATATACTTGGGCTAGAGGGTACACCTGA
- the LOC115725403 gene encoding receptor-like protein EIX2, which yields MSIFVVGFIFMLLFPTTANVVNSYESSNTPQCIPKEREALLKFKTTLNDSEGDLSTWSNNSTNQNCCKWNYISCDDQTNHVVYVEVGGIYTLGGEIDSSLAELHHLNTLNLYGMNISHIPKFIGSFKELSFLNLYDNPISGIIPPQLGNLTQLESLHLESTSQMTIDNPGWLSQLTSLNSLSLSNCRLLKVPDHTSSSSLSHSNYSFTSLQNLEISQSFIHPTTITWLLNSTINLEFIRLGDNNLSGTLLHNLLGNISSSTRNSLHYLYLSSNQLGGLILNDFENTFPSLTDLYLDNNQLEGHFPNRLKTFPNLVNLDISHNQFIGVLPDLSSMPNLTNFKASNNKFSGTSSESIGKLDNLSYLDVSSNCLSGYISHVVNLQCPSLKYLDISYNLDMLLKFNSKYPIIPSFKLATINLASCKLGPEFPNWLLTQTNLKHLDISNSSISGPLPNWFPNITSNLYYLNMSHNLLSNTLANFSLSQENNVIVDLSSNQFQGSVPPSLLVNTTRLYLSNNKFTEFSSSLCEAKEQARSTEILDLSNNNLFDNIPNCWENFTQLVVLNLGYNKLFGNIPNSINMTSIKTLQLRHNNFSGKFPSSLKYCTSLEVLDLGSNSLEGSIPSWIGEELNNLVFLSLKSNKFYGSIPLSLCQLTQIQILDFSSNDLSGPIPSCIKNFTVMVQINSLETTISSHIKIRFRKSCGLDRACNLGPVSYENNASITWKGAQHEYVKILGLLRVIDLSSNKLNGEIPMEVTHLSQLGALNLSRNNLSGKIPRKIGKLTNLQVLDFSYNKINGEIPTSLAEVSSLSYLDLSNNRLSGRIPTGTQLQSFNASAYSMNLGLCGNPLPSSCPGDDDDESSHVPASNSARDDDGGEWFDLSWFYKGIRGGFTIGFCGVCGNLLINKSWRASYFRLMQNIGDWLYVVIIIKWNFLRKKFLGH from the coding sequence ATGAGTATTTTTGTAGTGGGGTTTATTTTTATGCTCTTGTTTCCCACAACTGCAAATGTGGTGAATTCATATGAGAGTAGTAATACACCTCAATGCATACccaaagagagagaggctcTCTTAAAGTTTAAGACCACTTTAAATGATTCTGAAGGTGATCTCTCCACATGGTCCAATAATAGCACCAATCAAAATTGTTGCAAATGGAACTACATCAGTTGTGACGACCAAACCAATCATGTTGTTTATGTTGAAGTTGGTGGAATTTACACACTTGGTGGCGAGATTGACTCTTCGTTGGCCGAACTGCATCATTTGAACACATTGAATCTCTATGGGATGAACATTAGTCATATTCCAAAGTTTATCGGCTCTTTCAAAGAGCTTAGTTTTCTTAATCTTTATGACAATCCAATAAGTGGAATTATTCCTCCACAACTTGGAAATCTCACTCAATtggaatctcttcatcttgaaAGCACTTCTCAAATGACTATTGACAACCCTGGATGGCTCTCCCAACTTACTTCTCTAAATTCTCTCAGCTTATCAAATTGTCGACTTCTCAAGGTACCTGATCATACTTCATCGTCATCTCTTTCCCATTCAAACTATTCCTTCACTTCTCTTCAAAATCTTGAAATCTCTCAAAGTTTTATACATCCCACAACAATTACTTGGTTACTAAATTCTACTATTAACCTAGAATTCATAAGGTTAGGTGACAACAATCTTAGTGGAACATTATTACATAATCTTCTTGGAAATATATCAAGTTCCACCAGGAATTCCTTACACTATTTGTACTTGAGTTCTAACCAACTTGGTGGGTTGATTCTTAATGACTTTGAAAACACCTTTCCTTCTTTGACTGATCTTTATCTTGACAATAATCAATTGGAAGGTCATTTTCCTAACCGTTTGAAAACATTTCCCAATCTTGTAAATCTAGATATAAGTCATAACCAATTCATAGGAGTATTGCCTGACCTTTCATCAATGCCAAATCTAACTAATTTCAAAGCATCCAACAATAAGTTTAGTGGTACTTCAAGTGAAAGTATTGGCAAGCTTGACAATTTAAGCTACTTAGATGTCTCCTCAAATTGTCTTAGTGGGTATATCTCTCATGTAGTAAATCTACAATGCCCGAGCTTGAAGTACCTAGATATTTCCTATAACTTAGATATGTTATTGAAATTCAACTCCAAATATCCTATCATCCCCTCATTTAAATTGGCAACAATAAATTTGGCTTCTTGCAAGTTAGGTCCTGAATTTCCTAATTGGCTCCTAACCCAAACAAATCTCAAACATCTAGACATTTCTAATTCAAGTATTTCTGGTCCTCTTCCTAATTGGTTCCCAAATATAACTTCCaacttatattatttaaatatgtcTCACAACCTTCTTAGCAACACCTTGGCCAATTTTTCACTTTCACAAGAAAATAATGTAATAGTTGACTTAAGTTCGAACCAATTCCAAGGTTCTGTCCCACCTTCTCTTCTTGTTAACACAACCCGCTTGTATCTTTCCAATAACAAGTTCACTGAATTCAGTTCTTCCCTATGTGAAGCAAAAGAGCAGGCCAGGTCAACAGAAATACTTGACCTCTCTAATAACAATTTATTTGACAATATTCCTAATTGTTGGGAGAATTTCACACAATTGGTTGTACTTAATTTAGGATACAATAAGTTATTCGGAAATATCCCTAACTCTATTAATATGACAAGTattaaaactttacaattaAGGCACAATAACTTTTCAGGAAAGTTTCCTTCCTCGTTGAAATATTGCACTTCACTTGAAGTTCTAGATTTGGGGAGCAACAGTTTGGAAGGTTCAATACCCTCATGGATTGGAGAAGAACTAAACAACTTAGTTTTTCTCAGTTTGAAGTCAAATAAGTTTTATGGAAGTATCCCATTGAGTCTTTGTCAGCTTACTCAAATACAAATATTAGATTTCTCTTCTAATGATTTATCAGGACCCATTCCTTCTTGTATTAAAAATTTCACTGTAATGGTTCAAATAAATTCTTTAGAGACGACCATCTCTTCACACATAAAAATACGTTTTAGAAAATCTTGTGGTTTAGATCGTGCTTGTAATCTTGGTCCCGTTTCTTATGAAAATAATGCATCAATCACATGGAAAGGGGCACAACATGAGTATGTGAAGATTTTGGGATTACTAAGAGTTATTGACTTATCAAGTAACAAATTGAATGGAGAGATTCCTATGGAAGTGACTCATCTCTCTCAGTTGGGTGCACTAAATTTATCAAGGAATAATTTGTCTGGAAAAATTCCTAGAAAGATTGGGAAACTGACCAACCTACAAGTGCTTGATTTTTCctacaataaaataaatggtGAAATTCCCACAAGCTTAGCTGAAGTATCTTCTTTGAGTTACTTGGATCTATCAAATAATCGACTGTCAGGAAGAATCCCTACTGGTACTCAATTACAAAGCTTCAATGCTTCTGCATATTCCATGAACCTTGGTCTTTGTGGAAATCCTCTACCAAGTTCATGTCCcggagatgatgatgatgagtctTCACATGTTCCGGCTTCCAATTCAGCTCGTGATGATGATGGTGGAGAATGGTTTGACTTGTCGTGGTTTTACAAGGGAATCAGAGGTGGATTCACTATTGGATTTTGTGGTGTTTGCGGAAACTTGTTAATCAATAAGTCTTGGAGAGCTTCCTATTTTCGATTGATGCAAAATATAGGAGACTGGCTTTATGTGGTGATTATCATTAAATGGAATTTTTTGAGGAAAAAATTTTTGGGGCACTAA
- the LOC115695567 gene encoding (-)-germacrene D synthase-like — translation MFVHLEIIIIIIIIIIVKMSPCEATIDEKRPNMPKFTPTIWGDYFMSSASSHHSSLMETMENNNKESYEKIIEMKEQVKNKLLHGLHPLENPLETLEYIDDIQRLGLSYYFENEIEQNLEQFHNNYQNLIDFGDNNLYADALCFRLLRQQGYNIACDIFDKYKNEKGKFKESISSDIRGMLNLYEAAQMRVHGEKILDEALIFTTTHLESSVKTCQLSSPYLDLVKHALMHPIRKSLQRREARLYISLYHQLPSHEEILLTLAKLDFNLLQKLHQKELSYITRWWKEFDYKSKHSFIKDRIVECYFWVYGVFFEAETSQIRLIITKLIAILTIIDDAYDSFGTLEELEPFTQAIERWDICAMDTLPEYMKIFYMKLLEIYNEIEQFSKERSYCPSYAKKGVQSLIRAYFKEAKWLHTKYIPTLDEYMPVGVDSAGSFMLISMVFIGMGDIVTKHSMDWIFSNPQPKIIQTMAIVGRVMNDIGYHKSERKKSSGEIVASTVECYMKQYGVTGEEAIEKLSEQVKDSWKDLNEDLLNPITIPRPLLMQVLKLVRVNHEIYREGDGFTQPTLLKNLIHSLIINPIDF, via the exons ATGTTTGTTCATttggaaataataataataataataataataataatagtaaaaatgTCTCCTTGCGAAGCTACAATTGATGAAAAACGCCCTAATATGCCAAAGTTTACTCCAACCATTTGGGGTGATTATTTCATGTCTTCTGCTTCAAGTCATCACTCATCTCTTatg GAAACTATGGAGAATAATAACAAAGAGAGTTATGAGAAGATTATTGAGATGAAGGAACAAGTGAAGAATAAATTACTTCATGGTCTTCATCCTTTGGAAAACCCTTTGGAGACACTTGAATATATTGATGATATTCAACGATTGGGGTTgtcttattattttgaaaatgaaaTTGAACAAAATTTGGAgcaatttcataataattatcaaaatcTAATTGATTTTGGTGATAATAACCTTTATGCTGATGCTCTTTGCTTTCGGTTGCTTAGGCAACAAGGTTATAATATTGCATGtg ACATATTCGACAAGTACAAGAATGAAAAAGGAaaatttaaagaatcaatttcGAGTGACATTCGAGGAATGTTGAACTTGTATGAAGCTGCACAAATGAGAGTTCATGGAGAGAAAATACTAGACGAAGCACTTATCTTTACAACTACTCATCTTGAATCCTCAGTTAAAACATGTCAATTGAGCTCTCCTTATCTAGACCTAGTGAAACATGCCCTAATGCACCCTATTCGAaagagcttacaaagaagagaGGCAAGACTTTACATATCACTTTATCATCAACTACCTTCTCATGAGGAGATTCTTTTAACACTTGCTAAATTAGATTTCAACTTGCTTCAAAAACTACATCAAAAGGAACTAAGTTACATAACGAG GTGGTGGAAGGAGTTTGATTACAAAAGTAAGCATTCATTTATAAAAGACAGAATAGTGGAGTGCTATTTCTGGGTTTATGGAGTGTTTTTTGAGGCAGAAACTTCCCAAATCAGACTAATAATCACCAAATTAATTGCTATTCTCACAATAATTGATGATGCTTATGATAGCTTTGGTACACTTGAAGAACTAGAGCCTTTTACTCAAGCAATAGAAAG GTGGGATATATGTGCCATGGATACTCTGCCTGAGtacatgaaaatattttacatGAAACTTTTGGAGATCTACaatgaaattgaacaattttctAAGGAAAGATCATACTGCCCTAGCTATGCTAAGAAAGGG gtGCAATCTCTAATTAGAGCTTATTTTAAGGAAGCCAAATGGTTACACACAAAATATATACCAACATTAGATGAATATATGCCAGTTGGGGTTGATAGTGCAGGATCTTTTATGCTCATTTCAATGGTTTTTATTGGAATGGGAGATATTGTTACAAAACATTCTATGGATTGGATATTTTCTAATCCTCAACCTAAAATTATACAAACTATGGCAATAGTTGGAAGAGTTATGAATGACATTGGCTACCATAAG TCGGAGCGGAAGAAATCATCAGGAGAAATTGTAGCTTCAACTGTGGAGTGTTACATGAAACAATATGGCGTGACTGGTGAAGAAGCTATAGAGAAACTTAGCGAACAAGTTAAAGATTCATGGAAAGATCTCAATGAAGATCTTCTCAACCCAATCACTATCCCTAGGCCACTCTTAATGCAAGTTCTAAAGCTTGTACGAGTGAACCATGAGATTTATAGAGAAGGAGATGGCTTTACACAACCCACTTTGCTCAAGAATTTGATTCATTCTCTCATCATCAATCCAATTGACTTTTGA